In Pseudanabaena yagii GIHE-NHR1, the following proteins share a genomic window:
- a CDS encoding DUF362 domain-containing protein: MKPTVSLLHTSSYEIASLMQSLEAVLAPLGGMSSIVKAGDRVLLKPNLLTGSRPTKECTTRPELVYCVAKMVIDAGGRPFLGDSPAFGSVKGIAKANGLLPLAEELGIPIVEFHGKRYETDGEGELHNLRLSKEAMDADVVINLPKVKSHMQLTLTLGVKNLFGCVPGKMKAWWHMEAGKDVNRFAQMLIETARTINPELTIIDGIVGHEGNGPSAGEPKELGVLAASRDVFALDRVMVEILGVNPLDVPTVAASIRTGLCSDLDAIDIVGDQIEQLQIPDWQLPTTMMAIDFELPRVVRSTFKHLYIKFIKEPLSTYART; the protein is encoded by the coding sequence ATGAAACCAACTGTTAGTCTTTTACATACCTCTAGCTATGAAATTGCATCGCTTATGCAGTCTCTAGAGGCTGTACTTGCACCCCTAGGAGGTATGTCCAGCATCGTCAAAGCAGGCGATCGCGTTCTCCTCAAGCCCAATTTACTTACAGGCTCACGTCCTACCAAAGAATGCACCACCCGACCTGAATTGGTATATTGTGTTGCCAAGATGGTGATCGATGCTGGTGGTAGACCATTTTTAGGTGATAGCCCTGCCTTTGGTAGTGTCAAAGGAATTGCTAAAGCTAATGGTTTATTACCCCTTGCGGAAGAACTAGGAATTCCCATCGTAGAGTTTCATGGCAAGCGCTACGAAACGGACGGGGAAGGAGAACTACATAATCTCCGTCTGAGTAAAGAAGCGATGGATGCGGATGTGGTGATCAATTTGCCCAAAGTAAAATCGCATATGCAACTCACCCTTACCCTTGGTGTGAAAAATCTTTTTGGATGTGTACCGGGGAAAATGAAAGCTTGGTGGCATATGGAAGCAGGTAAGGATGTGAATCGTTTCGCACAAATGTTAATTGAGACAGCACGTACAATTAATCCTGAACTGACGATCATCGATGGTATTGTCGGACATGAGGGCAATGGACCTAGTGCTGGAGAGCCAAAAGAGTTGGGGGTTTTAGCAGCTTCCCGTGATGTTTTTGCCCTCGATCGCGTTATGGTAGAGATTCTTGGTGTAAATCCCCTCGATGTGCCAACGGTTGCCGCCTCGATCCGTACAGGACTATGCAGCGATCTAGATGCTATTGACATTGTTGGTGATCAGATCGAGCAGTTACAAATCCCTGACTGGCAATTACCTACAACAATGATGGCGATCGATTTTGAGTTACCTAGAGTAGTACGATCAACCTTTAAACATCTATATATTAAGTTCATCAAAGAACCGCTTAGCACCTATGCCCGCACCTAA
- a CDS encoding response regulator gives MPAPNSPPLILVVEDAPDNQVLVEQVFQDSGYNVTCIQDGQAALDWLGKNHPDLILLDLSLPEIDGWEIARQLKASDRTSNIPIVAVTAHAMKGDKESAIASGCDDYLTKPLDIDLLEACVKQWLDRK, from the coding sequence ATGCCCGCACCTAACAGCCCGCCGCTAATTTTAGTGGTCGAAGATGCCCCTGACAACCAAGTTTTGGTGGAGCAGGTGTTTCAAGATTCAGGCTATAACGTCACCTGTATCCAAGATGGTCAAGCGGCGTTAGATTGGCTGGGAAAAAATCACCCCGATCTAATTTTGCTTGATCTATCTTTGCCAGAAATCGATGGCTGGGAAATTGCGAGACAACTCAAAGCTAGCGATCGCACATCAAATATTCCGATCGTGGCGGTAACTGCTCATGCGATGAAAGGTGATAAAGAATCGGCGATCGCATCGGGTTGTGATGATTATCTGACAAAGCCTTTAGATATTGATTTGTTAGAAGCCTGTGTCAAACAATGGCTAGACAGGAAATAA
- the hemH gene encoding ferrochelatase, producing MSGRVGVLLLNLGGPEKLDDVYLFLYNLFADPEIIRLPIPFLQKPIASLIAASRAPISQENYRMIGGGSPLRQITEEQGENIENVLQRNGIEAKVYVGMRYWHPYTTEAIAKIKQDGITRLVVLPLYPQYSISTSGSSIKQLDELWENDPELQAIERITIQSWYDRAGYIRAMNELIDAKLQSFADPENVHIFFSAHGVPVKYVTEYNDPYQSEMENCVDAIMKAIRRDYHRYNAHTLAYQSRVGPVEWLQPYTEEAIHNLAKRGIKDLLVVPISFVSEHIETLQEIDIEYREVAEEAGIHNFDRVPALNSHPIFINDLAELIMESLGTTKMAAVPA from the coding sequence ATGTCTGGTCGTGTTGGAGTACTACTGTTAAATTTAGGAGGTCCTGAGAAGTTAGATGATGTCTACCTTTTCTTGTATAACCTGTTCGCCGATCCAGAAATTATTCGCCTACCGATTCCCTTCTTACAAAAGCCGATCGCTTCCTTAATAGCTGCTAGTCGCGCTCCCATTAGTCAAGAAAATTACCGCATGATTGGTGGTGGTTCACCCCTACGACAAATCACCGAAGAGCAAGGCGAAAATATCGAAAATGTCTTGCAGCGTAATGGGATTGAGGCAAAGGTGTATGTCGGTATGCGCTACTGGCATCCCTACACTACTGAAGCAATCGCTAAAATTAAACAGGATGGCATTACTCGCCTTGTGGTATTGCCTCTATATCCTCAATACTCGATCAGCACCAGTGGCTCTAGCATTAAGCAACTCGATGAACTCTGGGAAAATGATCCTGAACTACAAGCGATCGAGCGCATCACGATCCAATCTTGGTACGATCGCGCTGGCTACATTCGTGCCATGAATGAGTTGATCGATGCTAAGTTACAAAGCTTTGCTGATCCTGAGAATGTGCATATCTTCTTCAGTGCTCACGGTGTACCCGTAAAATATGTCACCGAATACAATGATCCCTATCAATCGGAAATGGAAAATTGTGTCGATGCCATCATGAAAGCAATCCGTCGTGATTATCATCGCTACAATGCCCATACCCTCGCCTATCAAAGTCGTGTTGGTCCTGTGGAATGGTTGCAACCCTATACCGAAGAAGCAATTCACAATCTTGCTAAACGCGGCATTAAGGATCTCTTAGTTGTTCCCATCAGTTTTGTTTCTGAACATATTGAGACCTTACAAGAGATTGATATTGAATATCGTGAAGTTGCCGAAGAAGCAGGTATTCATAATTTTGATCGCGTTCCTGCTTTAAATAGCCACCCAATCTTTATCAACGATCTCGCTGAGTTGATTATGGAATCTCTCGGCACAACAAAAATGGCAGCAGTTCCCGCCTAA